The genomic interval ACCTCGAACTTGTCCACATAGCGCCCGGCCAGGTTGACCGACAGCCCGGACGGATCCGTGTATTCGACCCCGCCGGCCATCTTGTAACGCGGCGCATTCATCGAGATCTCCCGGCCGGTGCCCGGCTCGCCCAGCTCCTCGTCGTCGAAGAAGTTGTCGCTCACCCACGAGAAATTCCCGAACAGCGCCCAGCGCGCATTGGGCGTCCACTGCACGGCCACATCGGCTCCGTAGTAGTCCACATCCCCGAAGTTCACGTAGGAGAGCAGCAACTCGGGCTTGCGATTCGGATCGAAGTTTTCCGTCGGTTCGATCAGACCGATCGGGTTAGCCGCCAGACTTGCCGCCGCCTGACGGTAAATGTTCGCCAGCGCCTGCCGATTCAGACCGTAAGGTTGCAACTCTTCATCCGTAAAAGCATTTGCCACGGCTGTTGCCAGATCGCCTGCCACGCCGGGTGCCACCACCAGCGGCGTAAAGGGCTGCAACTCGCTGATGAAGTTTTTCTTGCGCGTGTAGTACAGGTCGATCGTTACCAGCAACTGGTTGGCGAACAACCCCTTGTAGCCCAGTTCGTAGGAGTTCGTGATCGTCTGGCGGGCGGCCGGGACGTTCTCCAGGCTCGTAAGCACCTCGCCTGACGTGTTCACCATCAATCCAGACGAAAAGCCCTTAATCTGGCTGGCCTTGGCCTTGCTCTGGAGATAGGCCACCAGCGGACCGGGCAACACGCCCTGCGCGGCCAGTCCGGCCGTCACCGCCTGGTAAGCCACGGCCAGCGGAATGCCCACGCCGGGCCAGGCGCGAATGCCGGGAATGAAGCTGGAAGTCTGCACCTGGCTCGGGAAGGTCCAGCCATCGACGGCCCCTACCCCGCGCACGCCGAACGGCCCGCGGTCTTCGATGAACAGATCCAGGAAGAGGTTCACCCCGGGCGGCGTCGTGAAGGCCCGGTTGTAGGTGGTGCGGAAGCTGTGCGTGGGTGAAGGCTTGAAGACAAGTGCCACGCGCGGCGAAAACTGCGTTTTCTGAATCACATCGTCGTAGTCCAGCCGCCCGGCCAGCACCACGTCGAGCTGCTCGGTCAGACGCGTCTCGGACTGAACGTAGCCGCCGATCTCGTTCGTCTCGTCGCGTCCCTCGAAGCGACCGTGGATCGTACCGCCCGTGCGGGGCACCGTTCGCCGGTAATCGGCTCCTACGATGAAGCTCTGGCGGTCGTCCAGCACGCTGAAGCTGTACTGCGCCTGGGCGGCCATCAGAAACGACTTTTCATAGACCTCGACGGGCGTCCGCACAAAGTGCGTGTTGCCGTCGTCATTCTGCGTGTAGAATACCTGTCCGAAGAACCCGCCGGCCTGCAGCCGGAGCTGGCCGAAGTAGTTGGCAAAGTTGTCCGTGGCGTTCTCGCCGGTATTGGCCAGAACCATCTGTTTGATCGAGGAATAGCCGCCGCTTGCCGTCAGCGTGGTCTGCGGCCCCAGCCGGTACTGCAGCGTGCCATAGACGTATCCCTGCCAGGTATCGTAATCGCGCCCCCCCCAGCGCGGGTGAATGGCCTCGAGCAATTCACGATCGTGTGGATCATTCGGGTCCAGTTTCCAGTCCTCACCCTGGCTGTAGTAGCCCACGATCTTGTAGCCCAGTCGGTCGTTGATAACGCCCGCATGGCGCAGCGCGCCCTGGATGATCGAGCGCTCGCCGCCGCCGAGCATCACCGACGTGCCCGGATAGGTCAGCGGATCTTTCGTGATGAAGTGAATCACACCCTGCTCCACGCCGGCCCCGTAGAGTGCCGAGTTGGGACCCCGCACGACTTCGATCCGGGCCAGGTCGATCGGCGCGATGGGCATCGACGAAAACTCATTGATGGCCAGGCTTGGCGTGGTGGCCTGTCGGTAATCGACCAGCGCATAGGTTTTGGCCACGAATACCGAGTTGAAGCCACGCAGCGATACCTGGAAACGATTCAGGCTGGACTGTGAAATGTCCACGCCCGGCGTGTAGCGCAGCGCGGCGGCCGTCGCATGCGTGGCCGTCTGCTCCAGATCGCGCGCGTCGAGCACCGAGATCGACGCGGGCGACTCCAGCACTTTTTCCTGACGGCGCGAGGCCGTCACCACCACGGGGTTCAGGCCGAGTTCGACCGGCGCCAGCGCCAGATCGACCGTTACCGTGGCACCGGCCGTCAGCGTGACCGTACGCCGGGCATCGGCGTAGCCGACGAAGCGGGCTACCACCTCGTAGGTACCGGCCGGCAGGTTTTCCAGCCGATAGCGGCCTTCCAGATCGGTTGCAGCTCCCCGAAAAGCCGCCGTCTCCCCGGGCCGATAAAGCACCACGTTGGCGCCGGGCAACGGATCACCGCTTTCGGCGTCGGTCACCCGGCCCTGCAGCGTGGCCATCGATTGCGCGGCCGCCAGACCGGGAAGGAGCACCAGCGCGGCCAGCAACCAGAGACGCGTGAGCATGTGGGGCATGGTCGTTTTCACAGGTTGGTTAACGGTGTTCACTTCCGGCGTTTATGAATCGTCCTGATCTGGTTTTTCAGGAAAAATTTTTCACGACAATCCGGCGATCTCCCGTTCGCGCTTGACCAGTTCCCGCCGCAGAATCTTACCCGAAAGTGTCTTGGGAATCTGATCGACGAACTCCACGCGCCGGATCTTCTTGTACGGTGCCACCCGCTCGGCCACGTAGGCCATCAGTTCTTCCGCCGTGGCCTGCATGCCGGGCTTGAGCACCACATAGGCCTTGGGCACCTCGCCCGCCTCTTCGTCAGGACTCGGCACGACGGCCACGTCGGCCACGGCCGGATGCCCCTGCAGAATCTCCTCCAGCTCGGCGGGAGCCACCTGATACCCCTTGTACTTGATCAGCTCTTTGACGCGATCGACGATGTACAGATAGCCGTCCTGATCCACACGGGCCACGTCGCCCGTATGCAGCCAGCCTTCCTCGTCAAGCGTGTCGCGCGTGGCCTGCGGGTTCTTCCAGTAGCCCTTCATGACCTGAGGCCCGCGGATCCACAGCTCGCCCGTCTCGCCCTCCGGCACGTCTTCGTGCGTGGCCACATCGACGATCCGGAATTCCGTGTTCGGTACGGCCACGCCCACCGACGAGAGCTTGATCGGAAAGCCGCGCGGCGTGAAGTGCGTCACCGGACTTGTCTCGGTCATGCCGTAGCCCTGGCGCACCGTCACGTTCAGGCGCTCGGCACACTGACGGGCCACCGGCTCGGGCAATGGTGCCGCGCCGGAGTTGACATAGCGGAGACTGGAGAGATCGTACTGATCCACCAGCGGGTGCTTGGCCAGCGCCAGGATGATCGGCGGCACCAGAAAGGCTGTGGTGATTCGATAGCGCTGGAGCAACTCCAGAAACTGCTCCAGATCGAAGCGCGGCATGGTCACCACCGTGGCCCCGGCATGCAGCGCCATGCTCATGATGACCGTCATGCCGTAGATGTGGTAAAACGGCAGAATGCCGATGAGCACCTCGTCGTCCTCGAACTGCTCGACGGCCATCGTCTGGGCAATATTCGCCACGATGTTGTAGTGCGTGAGCATGACGCCTTTGGGACGCCCCGTGGTGCCGCTCGAATACGGCAGCACCACCAGATCTTCGCGCGGGTTGATGTCCACGGCCGGCGGTTCGGTCCCGTGCTGCAGCAGCTCGGCCAGCGGCGTGGCCCCGTCGGCCTCCCCGATGACGATCACCTCCTCCACACCGGTGCGTTCGGCTGCCGCCCGGGCATTTTCCAGAAACAGCGGGAACGTCACCAGAAATCGCGCCCCGGCGTCTTCCAACTGGTGCGCCAGTTCATCGACCGTGTAGAGCGGATTGACCGTCGTCGTGATACCACCGGCCATCGCCACCCCGTAGAAGACCACGGCATACTCCGGCAGATTGGGGCTGTAGAGGGCCAGCACGTCGCCCTTGCGAAAGCCCCGGGCGGCCAGTCCGGCGGCAAAAGCCCGCGCCTGCTCCCGGAGCTGCGCGTAGGTGAGCGTGTGCCCGGTCATTCCCTCGATGAGCGCCGGCTTATCCGGGTGCTCATCTACCCGCTGAAAGACCATCTCCGGAAGCGGGATTTCCGGAATCTCCACATCGGGAAACGGGCTGCGGTAAATATGCATGGCGGATTTTTTCACTGATTGAAAGCGATTCCTTTAGCAAAGCTTCACTATAAAATAAACGCATGTTCACGCTTGTGCAAACCCATTCGGAAGGGATCGGCGACCGTTCAGACAAAAAGATCGGGCATCAATTCGCCCACGGACGGATCGACCGCGTAGGGGGTGAAGTCCGTGACACCCACCTGACGCAGTACGTCTTCGTCGATAAAGAAATTTCCGGTGCACCGGCGACTGGGCTGCGTCAGGATCACGTGCGCCGCATCGGCCACGATCTCGGGCTTGCGGGAGCGCCGCACCATCTCCTCACCGCCCAGCAGGTTGCGCACGGCCGCCGTCGCGATCGTCGTGCGCGGCCAGAGCGCATTGACGGCCACGCCCGCCTCCCGGAATTCCTCGGCCATGCCCAGCACGCACATCGACATGCCGTACTTCGAGAGCGTGTAGGCCAGGTGCGGCGCAAACCAGCGCGGCTCCAGCTTCAGCGGCGGCGACAGCACCAGAATGTGCGGATTCTCGGCCTTCATCAGGTGCGGCAGACAGGCCTGCGAGCAGGCAAACGTGGCGCGCACGTTCACCTGGTGCATCAGGTCAAAGCGCTTCATGGGCGTTTCGAGCGTACCGGCCAGGTAGATCGCGCTGGCATTGTTGACGAGCATGTCGATCCCCCCGAAATGGGCCACGGCCTGCTCCACGGCCTGCTGAATCTGATCCTCGAAGCGCACATCGACCGGGATCGGCAACGCCTCGCCTCCGGCCGCCCGTACCTCCTCGGCCGCCGTGTAGATCGTGCCCGGTAGCTTCGGATGCGGTTCGACGGTCTTGGCCGCAATTACGATACGCGCGCCGTCGCGCGCCGCCCGTAGCGCAATCGCCTTACCGATACCGCGGCTGGCGCCGGTGATGAACAGCACCTTCCCTTTCAGCGACCCGCCGGTTACAAACTCCATGATGCCCCTGGACTTTATTTCACAACTTGTCCATAGTATATTGAACGAGCGTTCATTCTCGCAATCCCCGAAACGATCATGCAGGAAGCCGTCCACGAAGAACTGCTCTTTGAATACGACGGGCCGGTGGCCGTGTTGACGCTGAACCGACCCGAACGGCGCAATGCGCTCAACCGCACGCTGGAAAAAGCGCTGCACGAAGCGTTGCTGCGCGTGCGGGACGATCCCGACATCCGGGCCGTGGTGCTGACCGGCGCCGGACCGGACTTCTGCTCAGGAGCCGACCTGAGTTCGTTTCAGGAGATCCCCTCCCCGGCCTTCGTCCGCCGCCACCTGCTGCAGGTCTATGGCCCCATCGTCGAGCTGATGACCTCCATCGAAAAGCCGATCATCGGGGCCATCAACGGCACGGCGGCCGGGGCCGGCTGCTCGCTGGCGCTGGCCTGCGACCTGCGCATCATGGCCGACGACGCCAGCCTGATGCTGGCCTTCAGCAACATCGGGCTGGTACCCGACATGGGTGCCACGTTCCTGCTGGTACGGCTGGTGGGCTACGCACGGGCTTTCGAGATGGCTGCCGAAGGCCAGCGCATTCCGGCCGGTCGCTGCCTCTCATGGGGGCTGGCCAACCGCATCGTGCCGGCCGACCGCCTGCAAGAAGAAGCACGGCGCTGGGCCCGCGAACTGGCCGCCCGCCCCACGCTGGCGCTGGGCCTGACCAAGACGGCGCTGCACCACGCACTCACGGCCACGCTCCGCGAAGCGATCGCCTACGAGGCGCTGCTCCAGCAGCAGTGCATCCAGAGCCACGACCACCGCGAGGGCATTCAGGCCTTCCTCGAAAAACGTCCCCCTGTGTTCACCGGCAACTGACAATGGAACTCTGGAAGCTGACGGCGCTCGAACTGGGCCGACTGATCGCCCGTCGGGAAGTGCGGGCCGTCGAGGTGGTCACACACTTTCTGGAGCGCATCGAAGCGCTGAACCCCACGATTAACGCCATCGTAACGCTCGACGCCGACGGGGCGCTGGCCGCCGCCCGCGCGGTGGACGAACGACTGGATCGCGGCGAGACGCTCGGACCGCTGGCGGGCGTGCCCGTTACCATCAAGGACCTGACCGAAACGAAGGGCCTGCGCACCACCTACGGCTCGGCGCTGCTGCGCGACCACGTGCCGGACGTCGATGCCGTGCTCGTCGAGCGCCTGCGGCGGGCCGGGCTGCCCATCCTCGGCAAAACGAACACGCCGGAGTTCGGCGGCAAGTTCGACACCGAAAACCGCCTCTTCGGCGCCACGCGCAACCCCTGGAAGCTCGACCACAGCCCGGGCGGCTCCTCGGGCGGAGCGGCCGCCCAGGTGGCCGCCGGGCTCGGACCGATCGCCCACGGCAACGACGGCGGCGGCTCGATTCGCGTACCGGCCTCCTGCTGCGGGGTGTTCGGTCTCAAGCCCCAGTTCGGGCGCGTCCCCTTCTGGCCGCGTCAGGATAGCTGGGCCACGCTGAACCACGAGGGGCCGATCGCCCGGAGCGTGCGCGACGCGGCGGCGCTGCTGGACCTTATGGCCGGACCGGACCCGCGCGACCCCTACAGCCTGCCGGGTCCGGTGCCGTCGTTTCTGGCGGCCTGCGAGGGCGACGTCCGGGGCCTCCGCGTGGCCTGGAGTCCCACGCCCGGCTACGGTCGCGTCGATCCCGAAGTGCAGGCGCTCTGCGAGGCGGCCGCGCGCACCTTCGAAGACCTGGGCTGCCACGTTGAAGAAGCCTCGGCCGGCCTGGACTTCCCCGCCGAGGCGTTTCTGGGCATCATTGTGCCCCGCATGGTGGCCCAGCTCGAACGCGACCTGCCGCCGGGCTTCGTCGAGCAGCTCGACCCCATGCTGGCCGTCTTTCTACCCTACGCCGACCAGCTTTCAGCCCGCGACGTGGCCCGCGCCGAATTCGCCCGTCTGCAGCTCTACGACCGCGTGGAAGCCTTCCTGCAGCGGTACGATCTCTGGCTGCTGCCCGTCATGGCCGCACCCCCGCATCGTTCCGGTGAGTTCGGCCCCACGGAAATCGCCGGACAACCGGTGGAAAGCCCGCTGGAGCCGTTCTTTACGTTTCCGTTCAACCTGACCGGCCATCCGGCCGCCAGTGTGCCCGCCGGCTTCACCCGCGACGGTCTGCCCGTCGGACTTCAGATCGTCGGTCGCCGCTTTGCCGAAACCACCGTGCTGCGTGCGGCGGCCTGCTACGAAGCGGCCCGTCCCTGGGCCGACCGCTGGCCTGAGATCGCGCAACAACCCGGAAAATCCTCATGAGCGAACCGCGTCCGCCATTTACCGCCGACCTGCGCGGCAAGGTGGCCCTCATCACCGGCGCCAGCCGGGGCATCGGCCGGGCCATTGCCGAGGCCTACGCGGCCGCCGGTGCCCGCGTGGTGCTGGCCGCCCGCAAGCCGGAAGGCCTCGAGACGGCGGCCGAAGCGATCCGACAGCGGGGCGGCGAAGCCCTGGCCGTCCCCACGCATACCGGCCACCCGGACGAGGTGGAGGTGCTGGTGGCCCGCGCCGTCGAAGCGTTCGGTGGCATCGACATCCTGGTCAACAACGCCGCCACCAACCCGCACTTTGGCCCCATCCTGACGGCCGAACCCTCCCACTGGGACAAAACCTTCGAGGTGAACGTCAAGGGCTATTTCTACACGGCCCGCGCCTGCCATCCGCACATGAAGCGGCGGGGCGGCGGTAAGATCATCAACGTCGCCTCGATCGCCGGGGTGCGGCCGCAGCCGGGCATGGGCGTCTATTGCGTCACGAAGGCGGCCGTGCTCATGCTGACCGAAGTGCTGGCGGCCGAGCTGGCCTCGGACAACATCCAGGTCAATGCGATCGTGCCCGGCTTCATCCGCACGCGCTTCAGCCGGGTGCTCTGGGAGACGCCCGCCCTGCACGACGCCATCGTCCAACAGATTCCCCAGCGCCGCATGGCCGAGCCCGAAGAACTCGTCGGCCTGGCGCTGTTTCTGGCTTCGAGCGCGTCCGACTACATGACGGGTGCCGCGCTCCCGATCGACGGCGGTCTCCTGATCGGCTACCCACCCATGCCCCTGCCATGAGCACGCAAGCGCTACCCGGTCCCCTGCTTGTCGAGGTGCAGTCGTTCCTCGAAAGCCGCGTTTATCCGCTGGAACGACGGCTGCTGCGGGAAGGATTGCACGCGCTCACCGACGAACTGGAGGCCCTCCGGGCCGAGGTGAAAGCGCGCGGCTGGTGGTGTCCGCCGCTGCCCCGACGGTTGGGCGGCATGGGACTGTCGCTCACCGAATTCGCCCACCTGAGCGAGCGTCTGGGTCGCACGCCGCTGGGCCATTACCTGTTCAACTGCCAGGCGCCCGACATCGGCAACATGGAGCTGCTGCTGGCACACGGCACGCCGGAGCAGCAGGAGCGCTTTCTGCTTCCGCTGGTGCAGGGCAAAATCCGGAGCTGCTTTGCGATGACCGAGCCGGAGCACGCCGGCTCCAATCCGGTCTGGCTCAGCACGACGGCCCGCCGCGAAGGAGACCACTACGTGCTCGACGGCCACAAGTGGTTCGTCACGGGCGCCGACGGGGCCGCCTTTGCCATCGTCATGGCCGTGACCAATCCCGAAGCCGAGCGGCCGCACGAACGGGCCAGCCTGCTGATCGTCCCCACCGACACGCCGGGCTTTCTGCACGTGCGCCGGCTGCCGGTCATGGGCGAACTCGGCGAAGGATGGATGAGCCATTCCGAAGTACGCTTCGAGCGGTGCCGCGTCCCGATGCACTACCGGCTGGGCCCCGAAGGAGCCGGCTTCGCGCTGGCTCAGGAGCGGCTGGGTCCCGGACGAATCCATCATGCCATGCGCTGGATCGGCATCTGCGAGCGGGCGCTGGAGCTGATGTGCCGTCATGCCCTGCGTCGCGAACTGGCGCCCGGTCATGTGCTGGCCGACCAGCAGGTGGTTCGCCACGCCATTGCCGACAGCCGGGCCGAGATCGAAGCCGCCCGCCATCTGGTGCTGGCCACGGCCGAAAAGATCGAACAGGCCGGATCCCACGCGGCCCGCGCCGACATCTCGCTGCTCAAGTTCTACGTGGCGGGGGTGCTGCAGCGGGTGCTCGATCGGGCGCTGCAGGTGCACGGCGCGCTGGGCATGACCGACGACACGATCCTTGCCTTCTGGTACCGCCACGAACGGGCCGCCCGCATCTACGACGGCCCGGACGAGGTGCACCGCGACCTGGTGGCCCGCCTGGAGCTGCGCCGCTACGTGGAACGCTGACCGACTACCCGCCATGTTCGTGCAGGAACCGCCCCGGCTGGACAACACCTACGAGGCCGACAGCCCGCTGCGCGGCTATCTGGCGCGCACGCTCCCCGCCGACGTGCTGCGCGAGATCGAGCCGGAGCTGCAGGAACTGGGCGCGCTGGCCGGCGGTCCGCTCTACCGCCTGCAGCTTGAAGACCGCGCCAGCGAGCCCGTCCACATTCCCTGGAGCGCCTGGGGCGAGCGCATCGACGAAGTGCGGCTGACGCGCGTCTGGCAGGAAGCCGAACCGCTGGCGGTTCGCTTCGGCCTGGTGGCCACGGCCTACGAGCAGGCGCACGGTGCGTTTTCACGCATCCATCAATTTGCCAAAGTGTACCTGTTCGCTCCCTCAACCGACATCTACGCCTGCCCGCTCGCCATGACCGACGGCGCCGCCCGCACGCTGCTCGACAGCGGCAACCGGCGCCTGATCGAGCGGGCGCTGCCCCACCTGACCAGCCGCGACCCCGCCACGTTCTGGACCAGTGGCCAGTGGATGACCGAGCTGACCGGCGGCTCGGACGTCGGCAGCAGCCAGACCGTGGCCCGCCGCGAAGCGGACGGCACCTGGCGCCTCTACGGCCGCAAGTGGTTCGTGTCGGCCATCACGTCGCAGATGGCGCTCATCCTGGCCCGCCCCGAGGGCAATCCCCCCGGCGGTCGGGGCCTGGCGCTGTTTTATGCAGAACTCCGGGACGAACGGGGCCGTCCCCGGGGGTTTCAGATCCTGCGCCTGAAGGACAAGCTGGGCACGCGCAAGCTTCCCACCGCCGAAGTGTTGCTGGAAGGGCTGCCGGCCGAGCCGGTGGCGGGAATGACTCACGGCACGCGGACCATCGCCCCCATGCTGAACGTCACGCGCACCTGGAACGCCATCACGGCCGCCGCCCTCATGCAGCGCGGCCTCCTGCTGGCCCGCGACTATGCCCGGCGACGCGTCGCCTTTGGCCGGCCGCTGGCCGAGCACCCGCTGCACCTCGACACGCTGGCCGGACTCCAGGCCGAAACGGCCGCCGCCTTTCACCTGGCTTTCTGCGTGGCCGAACTTATGGGCCGCGTCGAAACGGACGAGGCTTCCGACGACGAGCGCGCACTATTGCGACTGCTGACGCCGGTGGCCAAGCTGACCACGGCGCGCCAGGCCGTGGCCGTCCTCAGCGAAGTGCTCGAAGCCTTCGGCGGCGCCGGCTACGTCGAAGATACGGGGCTGCCCGTGCTGCTGCGCGACGCCCAGGTGCTGCCCATCTGGGAAGGCACCACGAACGTACTGGCGCTCGACGTGCTGCGCGCGCTCGAAGACACCGGCGGCCTGCAGGCCCTGCACCGCGCCTTCGACGTCTGGCTGCAGGACCTGCCCGACGCACTGGTGCCTCTGGCCCACGAAGCCCGGGCCGCCCTGCAGGCGGCCGACGCCTGGCTGGCCGAAACCGCCAGCGACCCTGTGCGCCTTCAGGCCGATGCCCGCCGCTTTGCGCTCACGCTCGGCCGGAGCACGGCGCTGGCGCTGCTGGTGCGCCAGGCCGCCTGGAGCCAGACGCACGGCGACGAGCGCCCGGCCGCTGCGGCCCGCCGTTTTGCCCGACACGGCGTCAACCTGCTCCCCACGGGCACACTCCCCGCGGACAACCGAATGCTGGCGCTGGACGAGCCGTCCCTGGACGCCCGGTAGGGACATTGTTTTAGGACAGCAACCTCGCGCAAATGGCGCACCCAGACGGCACGGTGCTTTCGTTCTGTGCCCGACTACCAGCATAAAGGCGTTCGTAGTAAGCCACGAAGGCGTCAGCCGACGTAGCGTCACCTGAGACGGCACTACGCTTCGCTCCGTGCCTGACTACAAGCGCGCTGGTCGTGCTTCAAACAGCAGGCTATAAACCTCACCAAAATGCTACAAAGGTTTACAGGTCAAAATCGCGAACTTCTTCGACACTATTTTTCGGAAGACTTCTACAAACGCGCCCTCAGCAAACCTCGAATGCAGACTGACGTGACACCTGGCGACATACCGCTTGGCACCCAAAAAACTGTCAGTGCGCATGAAGGGCATGCCCGAACTGGCCGAAGTCCGTCCTGAAGCCCGCTTCGACGAAGCCCGGCTGGCCGCCTTTCTGCGCGGCAAGCTGCCCGGCACCGAACGGCCGCTGCGCGTGTGGCAGTTCACGGGCGGCGCGGCCAATCTGACCTACCTGCTTGACTACGGCACCCATCAGTATGTGCTCCGACGCTCGCCGCCCGGTCCGCTGCCCCGCGGTGGACACGACATGCGGCGCGAATACACGGTGCTCTCGCGCCTCTGGCGGGCCTATCCGCCGGCACCCCGTGCCTTTCTGTTCTGCGACGATCCCGAGATCGTGGGCACGCCGTTTTTCGTGATGGAGCGACGGCACGGGGTCGTCGTGCGCACTGAGCTGCCCGAGGCTTTTCGGACGCACCCCGAGGCACCACGCCGGATGGCTCTGGCGCTCGTCGATGCGCTGGCCGACCTGCATGCCGTGGACTTCCGGGCCATCGGACTGGCCGACCTGGGCCGCCCCGAGGGGTTTATCGAGCGCCAGATCGAAGGCTGGTGGAAGCGCTGGGAAGCCGCCTGTACGATGGATCTGCCCGACCTGGCGGCCGTCTACGAGTGGCTGCGGGCCAACCGCCCCGCCCGGTCCGAGGCAACGCTGGTGCACAACGACTACAAGCTCGACAACGTGATGTTCGACCCGTCCGATCCGGGCCGCCTGGTGGCCGTCTTCGACTGGGACATGTGCACGCTGGGCGATCCGCTGAGCGATCTGGGTGCGCTGCTGGCCTACTGGGTGCGGCCGGACGATCCGCCTGTCTTTCGCGCGCTCACCACCATGCCGCTGGACGAACGCTTCCCCACACGGGACGAACTGGTGGCCCGTTACGCGGCGCGAACCGGCCGCCCGCTTCCCGACGTGCGCTTTTACCACGTGCTCGGCCTCTACCGCGTCACGGTCATCGTGGCCCAGCTCTACGCCCGCTACGTCCGGGGCCTGAGCCGCGACCCCCGCTATGCCGAGCTCGGCCGGGCGCTGCCCGCCCTGGCCCGCGCCGCCCGCACCGTGGCCGAAACGTGAGGCGCATGACTAACGGCCATCCGTCTTCGGCTCGGCCTCAAACGGAATGTCCAGCGCCCGCACCAGGAAGGCCCATTTGTCTGCTTCCATTTCGATGCGTTTCTGCGTGGGGATGCCGCCGCCGTGCCCGGCCCGCGTCTCGACCCGCAACAGGATAGGGTTGGTGCACCCCTGCGCCCGCTGCAGCGTGGCGGCAAACTTGTACGAATGGGCCGGCACGACGCGGTCGTCATGATCGGCGGTCATAATGAGTGTGGGCGGATAGCAGCGATGCAACCGCACATTGTGCAGCGGCGAGTAGGCATACAGAAAGCGGAAGTGCTCCGGGTTGTCCGGTGAGCCGTACTCCGGCACCCAGGCCCAGCCGATCGTGAACCGGTGATAGCGGAGCATGTCCAGCACCCCCACCTGCACAATCACGGCACCGAACAGCTCCGGCCGCTGCGTGAGCACCGCGCCGGTCAGCAGGCCCCCGTTGCTGGCCCCGCCGATCGCCAGACGCTTCGGCGACGTGTAGCCTTCCCGGA from Rhodothermus marinus carries:
- a CDS encoding phosphotransferase family protein — encoded protein: MKGMPELAEVRPEARFDEARLAAFLRGKLPGTERPLRVWQFTGGAANLTYLLDYGTHQYVLRRSPPGPLPRGGHDMRREYTVLSRLWRAYPPAPRAFLFCDDPEIVGTPFFVMERRHGVVVRTELPEAFRTHPEAPRRMALALVDALADLHAVDFRAIGLADLGRPEGFIERQIEGWWKRWEAACTMDLPDLAAVYEWLRANRPARSEATLVHNDYKLDNVMFDPSDPGRLVAVFDWDMCTLGDPLSDLGALLAYWVRPDDPPVFRALTTMPLDERFPTRDELVARYAARTGRPLPDVRFYHVLGLYRVTVIVAQLYARYVRGLSRDPRYAELGRALPALARAARTVAET
- a CDS encoding acyl-CoA dehydrogenase family protein, with the translated sequence MSTQALPGPLLVEVQSFLESRVYPLERRLLREGLHALTDELEALRAEVKARGWWCPPLPRRLGGMGLSLTEFAHLSERLGRTPLGHYLFNCQAPDIGNMELLLAHGTPEQQERFLLPLVQGKIRSCFAMTEPEHAGSNPVWLSTTARREGDHYVLDGHKWFVTGADGAAFAIVMAVTNPEAERPHERASLLIVPTDTPGFLHVRRLPVMGELGEGWMSHSEVRFERCRVPMHYRLGPEGAGFALAQERLGPGRIHHAMRWIGICERALELMCRHALRRELAPGHVLADQQVVRHAIADSRAEIEAARHLVLATAEKIEQAGSHAARADISLLKFYVAGVLQRVLDRALQVHGALGMTDDTILAFWYRHERAARIYDGPDEVHRDLVARLELRRYVER
- a CDS encoding acyl-CoA dehydrogenase family protein, which translates into the protein MFVQEPPRLDNTYEADSPLRGYLARTLPADVLREIEPELQELGALAGGPLYRLQLEDRASEPVHIPWSAWGERIDEVRLTRVWQEAEPLAVRFGLVATAYEQAHGAFSRIHQFAKVYLFAPSTDIYACPLAMTDGAARTLLDSGNRRLIERALPHLTSRDPATFWTSGQWMTELTGGSDVGSSQTVARREADGTWRLYGRKWFVSAITSQMALILARPEGNPPGGRGLALFYAELRDERGRPRGFQILRLKDKLGTRKLPTAEVLLEGLPAEPVAGMTHGTRTIAPMLNVTRTWNAITAAALMQRGLLLARDYARRRVAFGRPLAEHPLHLDTLAGLQAETAAAFHLAFCVAELMGRVETDEASDDERALLRLLTPVAKLTTARQAVAVLSEVLEAFGGAGYVEDTGLPVLLRDAQVLPIWEGTTNVLALDVLRALEDTGGLQALHRAFDVWLQDLPDALVPLAHEARAALQAADAWLAETASDPVRLQADARRFALTLGRSTALALLVRQAAWSQTHGDERPAAAARRFARHGVNLLPTGTLPADNRMLALDEPSLDAR